The nucleotide sequence ACCTTCACGTAGGCAGTAATGAATGGTCCCATCAGCCACGGCCACACGGTTCCCTGGTGATACGCGGCGTCGCGCTCTGCCGGACCACCGGTGTAGCGTCCGCGATATTGCGGATCACTAGGCGACAGACTGCGCAGGCCGTAGGGTGTGAGCAGATGCGCGCGAACTTTCTCCACCACCGCCTTCGCGCGATCCGGCGTCAACATGCTGTAGGGCAGGCTGACGGTAAAGATCTGGTTGGGACGGATGGACGAATCTGGAGGCGCGCCGTTGGTCACGTCGAACAGGCAGCCGTCCTTCTCATTCCAGAAAAGGCGGTTGAAACTCCAGCTCGCGACGGTAGCCATTCCGCGATAACGTTTCTGACTGGTCTCGTCTCCCAGTCTGCGCGCGAGATCTTCCATGATGCAGAGTGCGTTGTACCAGAGCGCCTGAATCTCGACCGGCTTGCCACGGCGCGGCGTCACAACCCAGTCGCCGACTTTGGCGTCCATCCAGGTGAGTTGCACGCCGGGCTCGCCCGATGCCAGTAGTCCGCTGGGGTCCACTTTGATCCCATAACGAGTACCGCGAACGTGCCAGCTGATGATGTCTGCAAATACCGGGTAAAGTTCCGCGAGCACAAACTCTTCATCGCCCGTGTACTCAAGAAACGCTCGCGCTGCTTCGAAGAACCACAGAGTCGCGTCGACCGTGTTGTATTCCGGTGTTTCGCCCGCATCAGGAAATCGATTGGGCAACATTCCCTGGTCCACATACTTGGCAAACGTCCGCAGGATACTTCGCGCGATATCGTACTTCTTCGTCGGCAACGTCAGGCCCGGCAGCGCGATCATGGTGTCGCGGCCCCAGTCTCCGAACCAGTGGTAGCCTGCAATCACCGTCTTCTGATCTCCACGGGCGACGATGTACTGGTCGGCAGCGGCAGCCAGAGCCTGCGCGAAATCATCTTCAACTGGCGACGACACGGCGGCGTTGCTGTGCCGCATGATCGCAGCCTGACGGTACTCCGCCACGTTTGCCACGTCGCGTTTTTCCGTCGATGCAATCACCGAAGCCTGCCGTCGCAACTTCAAGTCAAACCGAAGAACGAGGGGATTAAAGAGGTCTTCAGAGAAATCCAGGCCACGTTCCCGTTCTGCGTCGTACTCAAAGTTGCGATACCAATCGCCAGTCTTTCGGAGTTCGACGGCATTGTGCGCCAGATGCAACGAGGGCAGTCCCTGATAAGGCGTTACCGTGGCCAGCCCGGAATTCTCTTCGACCGCCGAGTTGATCGCGCCATTTTCATGCGTCGTGCTGTGGTAGTCACGGAAGGCAACCAGGGGACGAATCTCGAGCGCGAGGTTCCTCGGCGACTCGGGGTGTTCTCGCCCTGCACCATGAAAACGGTCTTCTCGATTTCGATCCCCTCAACCTCATACGTGAAAACGGGGAATGGATCGAGACGGAATTCTTTCAAGTATTGAAAACCCTGGGGGTACACGGTGTGGGGATAACGGTTGGCGGACAAATGAAACATCTGGCCGTCGATGATCAGATTTTCTTCCAATTTGGAAAGCAGCACGAAGCGGCCAACCGGCGGTTTGGTGGCCGCCACCAACAGGCCGTGATAGCGGCGTGTATTCAGGCCGATGATCGTGGAGGAAGCAAAACCGCCCAGACCATTTGTCTCCAGCCACTCGCGGCGAAGGGCTGCATCGAGATCACCGCATGTTTCCTGCTTGAACTGAATCATGACCGCTTCCCTCTCTTGAGACGCTTTCCGGATGTTTCCCGCTCCTTAGAGTTCCGCCACCTGGCAAAAGACTTTGATCGCACCATTCGGCGAGGTCAACTTCTGAAACAACTCACCATAGTTCTCAAGGCCCTTGACCGGGTCGGTCAGAAGTTTGCTCAGCCAGCCCGGATATTCCAACTCCGCTTGCGACAGGTGTCCTACACCGGTCTCGAAGTACTCGCGATTCGCGTTGACCGTTCCGACCATCACCTTGTTGCCGAGCACGAATTCCAGGTTAATGCGATCTGCCGGGATCGAGATCATCTTGTCCCCACCTGTCACGCTCGAGAGTACAAGCACTCCGTTCTTGCCCAGTGCCTGCATGCTGTCGAAAACGACCGACGAACTCCCAGTTCCTTCAAAGATCAAGTCGAAGGGACCGTGTTCCTTCGCGGCTTCGAGCAGGGGCGTGTCCTTGGTGGAAATGTAGCGAGCGCCCAGTTCCTCAATGAGGTCGGCATTCAAGTACGGTTTATCCGTCCGGGCAAACGTAGTGACGTCCAACCCCTTCAGGCGCAGGACCATGGTTGCCAGCAGGCCGATGGTTCCGGCTCCCATGACTGCTGCTTTGCGGGGCTTCCAGACTTTCAGACGCCGCTGAATCTCGTAGGCCTGGTGGATGCCCTTCTCCACCACGGTCGTCGGCTCAAGCAGCACACCGACATGCTTCAGTCCTTTCGGGACCTTCACGATGAATTCTATGTCGTCGACGTAGTATTCGGTCAGGTAGCCATGTCGCAAGTTGATGCCGCGCTCGTAATAGGTGTCATCCGTGGTCATGTCGTTGGTGCCGATCAGGTCATAGATGCTCTTGCCCGGCCGGCGCACGGTCGCCACGACGTAGTCGCCTGGCTTCAGTTCGGTGACATTCGGACCAACCGCTTCCACTTGTCCGAAGCCCTCGTGCCCTATGACGAGGAAATCGTACCCCGGAGGCGCAGCGCCATATTCGGCGGC is from Acidobacteriota bacterium and encodes:
- a CDS encoding glycogen debranching enzyme N-terminal domain-containing protein, with translation MRPLVAFRDYHSTTHENGAINSAVEENSGLATVTPYQGLPSLHLAHNAVELRKTGDWYRNFEYDAERERGLDFSEDLFNPLVLRFDLKLRRQASVIASTEKRDVANVAEYRQAAIMRHSNAAVSSPVEDDFAQALAAAADQYIVARGDQKTVIAGYHWFGDWGRDTMIALPGLTLPTKKYDIARSILRTFAKYVDQGMLPNRFPDAGETPEYNTVDATLWFFEAARAFLEYTGDEEFVLAELYPVFADIISWHVRGTRYGIKVDPSGLLASGEPGVQLTWMDAKVGDWVVTPRRGKPVEIQALWYNALCIMEDLARRLGDETSQKRYRGMATVASWSFNRLFWNEKDGCLFDVTNGAPPDSSIRPNQIFTVSLPYSMLTPDRAKAVVEKVRAHLLTPYGLRSLSPSDPQYRGRYTGGPAERDAAYHQGTVWPWLMGPFITAYVKV
- a CDS encoding glucose 1-dehydrogenase; translation: MKAISVFPGKPDSVHIADLPKPALDQVSNGRGVLVKVLRVGVDGTDKEINAAEYGAAPPGYDFLVIGHEGFGQVEAVGPNVTELKPGDYVVATVRRPGKSIYDLIGTNDMTTDDTYYERGINLRHGYLTEYYVDDIEFIVKVPKGLKHVGVLLEPTTVVEKGIHQAYEIQRRLKVWKPRKAAVMGAGTIGLLATMVLRLKGLDVTTFARTDKPYLNADLIEELGARYISTKDTPLLEAAKEHGPFDLIFEGTGSSSVVFDSMQALGKNGVLVLSSVTGGDKMISIPADRINLEFVLGNKVMVGTVNANREYFETGVGHLSQAELEYPGWLSKLLTDPVKGLENYGELFQKLTSPNGAIKVFCQVAEL